The segment GTATTGGCGTCATCCAGCGGGGCATCGACTTCGTCCAGCAGACAGAACGGCGCCGGGTTGAGACTGAACAGGGAAAACACCAGACTCATCGCGGTCAGGGCCTTCTCGCCGCCGGACAGCAAATGGATGCTGCTGTTTTTCTTGCCGGGCGGCTGGGCGATGATCTGAATGCCGGCATCCAAGAGATCCTCTCCGGTCAGCACCAGCTCGGCACGCCCCCCGCCGAACAGTGTCGGGAAAAACTCGCTCATGCGCGCATTGACCGCATCATAGGTGGCCTTGAGCAGATCGCGGGTTTCCCCGTCGATCTTGCGGATCGCGTCCTCCAGCATGGCCATGGCTTCCAGCAGGTCGGTCGACTGTCCGGCGAGGTATTCGCCCCGCTTCCGGGCCTCTTCCAGCTCTTCGAGCGCGGCAAGATTGACCGCCCCCAAGCCCTCGATGGCACGGGCGAGCTTGGCGATTTCACTCATGAGGGAAGACGGTTTCACCGCGTCGGTAAGCAGGGGCAACAGCGCCGTTTCGTCGACACCGGCCTCGGCCAGCTCCTCGGCAAAACGCTCCATCGCCAGCCGCGCTTCCTGATGACGCAGCAAGCACGCGGAACGCGCATCGCGCAAGGCGGGCAGATCGGTCTGCAGAACCTGCTGGCGCTGGGCGAGTTCGCGCAGGCGTTCAGTCAACCCGTTCAGGCTGTCGCGTGCCAGCGCCAGCGCGCCCTCCTCAGCCTCGCGGCGCGTCAGCGCCTCCTGCAGGGCCTCCTCGGGCACCGCCTCCTCGACCACTTCACCTTCCAGCACCAGCGTTTCGAATTTGTCGTCAAGCAGCCCCGAACGCTCATCCAGCTCTTCCTGGCGACGCACCAGCATATCGAGGCGTTGCTGCGATGTACTCAGCGCCAGCGTGGCTTCGTGCACCAGCCGTTCGCCATCGCGGCTCTGATTGCGCGCCAGCTCCAGACCGGTTTCAGCGTCCAGGCGCCCAAGACGCGCCTCCTCGGTCAGCATGGACAGTTCCTCCAAACGCATCTCGGCCTCTTCGGCGACCAGCCCCGCCTCGTCGATTCGCAGCTTCGCGTCCTCGCGCGCGCCGGCGATCGCCGACAACTCCTCCTCGATGGCCGCCAAACGCCTGGCGCCTTGCCGGGCGGCCTGATCGAGCCGCACCTCCGCCAGGGCGGCGTCGTTGCGCTCGGTCTCCAGACGCGACATGGAGCCTTTCTGGGCGCGGATCGCTTCGGCCAGCATGCCAGCCTGGCTCGCGACGGCATCGCGACGGCGGCCGGCGGTCTCCAGCTCGGGCTCCAGCGCACCGATCGCCGCCCCCAGCTCATCGAGGCGCGTTTTCTGCTCCATCACGCCGCCACCGGACTCCGCCGCATGGTAGGTCACGAAGGACCGACCCACACGGTGCCCCTCGGGCGTCACGAACACGGCGCCGGGGGGCAGCCCGGCGCGCGCCGACAACGCCTCCTCGAGCGTGGCGGCAAGGTAGATGCCGGACAGCCACTCGCCGAGCGCCGCAGCGAACGGCGCATCCACGACGACCTTGTCCCGAAGACAGGGGGCCGCGAACACCGCCGCGGGCGGTGCGACGCCGTTGCCATCCACCAGAGTCAGGCGAGCCGGCGGAATCTCGCCGGCGAGAGGCGCGGCGCGCGAGGAGAGCCGCGCGCCAAGCACCGCCTCCAGCGCGACACGCCATTGGGCATCGACGGACAGGGACTGCCACAACACCGGCGCCGACGCCAATCCTTGCGCATCGACCCAGTCGCCCAGCGCCGCGTCGGCCTCGGCCGCCGCCAGCAACGAGGCGCGCGCCGACTGCTCCGCGCGCAAACGCGCCACCTCGGCGCCCATCCTCGCCAGATCGCCATCCAGGCGCTCCCGCTCGGCGGCGAGGTCCGCCAGCCGCTCTTCGTCCGCCTCCAGACGGCGGCGCACACCATCGACCGCTTCCGCGGCACGTCGCGCGTTCTCGCGCGCCGCAGCAAGCGCGTCGCCGTCCGGTAACGCCAGGGCACGCAACTCGTCCCGCAGCGCCGTCTCGCGCAGGCCAAGATCGTGCAGATTTCCGCCCAGCAGCCCGGCCTGCTGCCGGGCCAGATCCCGTTCGCGCGTCAGCCGCGAAGTTTCGGCCTGCAGCGACGACAACTTCGCGTCCGCCTCACGAAAACGCGCCTCGGTCTCGGGCAGCCCCTCGCTGCCTTCCTCGAAACACAGCCGCGCCTCTTCCAGGACCAGTCGCGCCTCCTCATTGCGCGAGCGCCAGTGTTCCAGCTCCGCGCCGGTCTCGTCGCGGCTGGCTTGCAGCAGCTGCCGCTCCTGGGCCAGCGCGGTTTTTTCCCTTTCAACGCGCACCCGGTTCTCTTCCCGGTGACGGTGCTTTTCTTCCAGGCGGGCCATCGCGGCATTGGCCTCGAACAAACGCTGCTGGACTTCGTGCACCGCGTCACCCGCGGCGAAATGCGCCTCGCGCACCGCTCCGAGTTCGACGTCGGTGGACGTCAGAGCGGCCTCGAGTCCGGCCTCCTCGGTTTCGATGCGCGCGAGCTCCGCGCGCGCCGCCGCTTCGTTGCGCGCCGCCTCTTCGCGCCGCGCCAGCGCCAGCAGGTTCTGCTTTTGCGTCAGAGTGGCGCGCAAGTCGTGATATTGCCCGGCCACTTCGGCCTGCTCGGACAGCCTCTCGACCTGCCGCTCCAGCTCCTGACGCAAATCCTCGATGCGCTCCAGATTGTCGCGGGTATCCTTGAGGCGGTGCTCCGTTTCCCGCCGGCGTTCCTTGTAGCGGGAGACACCCGCCGCTTCCTCGAGATACGCCCTCAGTTCCTCGGGGCGCGCCTCGATGATGCGGGAAATCATGCCCTGCTCGATCACCGCGTAACCGCGCGCGCCAACGCCTGTTCCAAGGAACAGATCCGTGATATCCCGGCGACGGACCTGCTGACCATTGATGAAGTAGCTCGACTCCCCCTGACGCGTCAGCACCCGGCGAATCGCCACCTCGGCATAGGCGCCCCAGGGGCCGACCAGCTGGCCATCGCCGTTGTCGAACACCAGCTCGACGGATGCCCGGGATACCGGCTTGCGGGTCGAGGATCCGTTGAAAATCACGTCCTGCATCGATTCCCCGCGCAACTGACGCGCGGAGGATTCGCCCAGCACCCAGCGCACGGCATCGATCACATTCGACTTGCCGCAACCGTTGGGGCCGATCACCGCCACCAGTTGGCCGGGAACGGCGATACTGGTCGGATCGACAAAGGATTTGAAGCCCGAAAGCTTGATATGGGTCAGCCGCAAGGTACACTTCTTTCCGGATCAGACAGACAGAACATTTGGTGAATCCCGCATTCTACCAAGCCTGTGGCTCGACACCACTGCCGTCGCGACTCGGGCGCTGCCGACAAACGGCAGTTGTGCCATAATGGCCGCATGGAATCCTTGACCCTTTCCAATCAGTTCCTCATCGCGATGCCGAACATGGCCGATCCATTGTTCGCACGGGCGCTGGTCTACCTGTGCGAGCACGGAGAGCACGGCGCCATGGGATTGATCGTCAACAAGCCGTCGGGCGTGGCGCTTGCCCAGCTGTTCGACCAGATCGACCTGCCACTGGACAAGTCCGCGACGGGATCCCGGCCGGTCTATTTTGGCGGGCCGGTTCAGCCCGACCGCGGCTTCGTGCTGCACACCCCGGTCGGCGACTGGCAATCGAGCCTGACCGTCTCGGACGACATGGCCTTGACCACGTCAAAAGACATCCTGCTTGCCGTATCGGAAGACAAGGGACCGGAACGCTTTCTCGTGACGCTCGGCTATTCGGGCTGGCAAAGTGGACAGCTCGAACAGGAGATCGCCGCCAACGCTTGGCTCACGGTAGCCACCGATCCGTCCATCATTTTCGAGGTACCGCCCGAGGAACGCTACGACAAGGCCATGGCGCTGCTCGGCTTCGACCCGTCCCTGCTGTCCGGGGACATCGGTCATGCATGACGGAACCGCCCTCGCCTTCGATTTCGGCGAACGGCGCATCGGCATCGCGATCGGTGAGCCGCTGGTCGGCGTGGCGTCCCCTCTTGCGACCATCGACAGAGAAATCAACGACGAACGCTTCGCCGCGATCGCTTCGCTCATCGAGCAATGGCGGCCCGCCCATCTGGTCGTGGGACTGCCCGTTCACGCCGATGGCACCGAACACGACATGACCCGTCTCGCGCGCCGTTTCGCGCAACGCCTGAAGGGGCGGTTCGGCTTGCCGGTATGGCTGGTCGACGAACGGCACACCTCGCTGCTGGCCGAATCGATGCTCAAGGAAGCCGGCGTGCGGGGCCGCAAACAAAAGCCCATGCTCGACCAGGTCGCCGCCCAGGCGATTTTGCAAACCTGGTTCGACGTTCCCGGAATGCCTCTCTGATGCTCTTGTCGCAACGCACCCGTACCAGCCTGCTGATGCTGGGCTTTTTGCTGTCCGTCACCTCGCTGATCGCCTTGCTTCTGGCGCCGGAGCGCGGCATGAGGGACTGGAAGGAAACCCGCGCCACCATTCTGGAAAGTCGGGCGCGCGTCATTGTCGACCCGGACAATCCGGACAAAATGCATTGGGAACCGATGGTGTCGTATCGTTACATCATCGATGGTGTGACGTACTACCGGGAAAAAGTCTTCGCCATCGACACCAGCCTGCCGGCCGATATGTCGCAGGCGGAGGATGTGGTGCGCCGCTATCCGAAAGGCAAGGTGGTGCCGGTTTTCTACGACCCGCTTCACCATGACCATTCCGTGCTGGTCAAAGGTGGCGACAATCCCATCCGCTACGGCAAGATCACCCTGGCCGTGCTGACCGCCCTGATCGGGAGCGCCTTGTTCAGCGTATTCCGGCAACGGAGACAAGCACGCCGAACTCCCCCGTCGCCATGAAAAAAACCGGCATGTCGCCGGTTTTTTTCATCAGGTCAGCCGCGGCCTTTGCGCGGCGCGCGCGCCGGATTGTCCGGCGCGGCCTTGCCCTGACGTTCGAGGCGGTGCGCTTCGCGCTCCGCACGCAACCGCTGCTCGGCCTCGCGCGCGGCCTTTTCCCATACGACCCACTCTTCGGGGCGCTCGAGACTTAACCGGCCGACCTGCCCGGCACGGAAATCGGTCAGGATGATCTCCGCGGTTTTCTGGATATTCACCCGCCCGCCGCCCAGCATGGCGCCGCGCCGCCTGCCGATGGCCTCCATCACCTCGTAATCCTGGCGCCCGTTCATCTCGCCGATCTTGTAGCGCTCCCCGAGCTGATCCGGATAATGACGCATCAGGTAGGCGATCAATTCCAGCGCCACCTCTTCTTCGTCCATCGCATTGCGGCCCACCGCGCCGCTCGCGGCCAGATTGTACCCGCCCTGCTCGACGATGATTTTCGGCCACAGCATGCCGGGAGTGTCGACAAGCTCGAAGTCGTCGGCCAGCAAAATGCGCTGCTGCCCCTTGGTGATACCCGGTTCGTTGCCGGTTTTGGCGATGCGCCGTCCGGTAAGACTGTTGATCAGCGTCGACTTTCCCACGTTGGGAATGCCGCAGATCAGCACGCGCAGGGGTTTTTCCAACCCGCCCCGTCCCGGAGCCAGCTCCCGGCACGCCGCGATCAGACGCTGGGCCGGTGCCCGCTCGCCGGCATCCAGACCAATGGCGCGCGTTCCCGGGCGGCGCTCGTAGTGGTCGAGCCACAGGGCGGTGACCGCCGGATCGGCCAGATCCTGCTTGTTGAGGATTTTCAGTGACGGCTTGCCGCGGGTCATCGCCGCGATCATCGGATTCGCGCTGGAGCCCGGCAGGCGCGCATCCAGCATTTCGATCACCACATCAATGTCTTTGAGCCGCGTGGACAATTCCTTGCGGGCCTTGTTCATGTGCCCGGGAAACCATTGGATAGCCATGGATTAACGCTTTCGTAAGGGCTCGACAAGATCCAGCAAGCCGTTGTGGTTGAGTTCGTGCGCAAGAGCCAGCAAGCGTCCGATTTCTCCGGGGGGAAATCCCTTGCGGGCGAACCACGCGAGATAATGACCGGGAAGATCGACGATCGCCCGCCCCTTGTATTTACCGTAGGGCATTTGCCGGCTCACCAGCAATTCGAGGTCGGCGGCATCCATCCGGCCGGCTCCTGATCTGTGGACAAGGAGGCGAATTGTGCCAAAGAGTCGCCGTCCACGCCAGCGCCACGCGCCGGGAGGAGGGTTTATACCGGCATGGGCTTGCCGGCGTTCAGATACAGAAAACCCTTGACGATCCGGTAGAGGTACCACAGAAACAGGATAAACAGGAGCACGAAGCCGACCAGCATCCACATCGACACCCAGCCGACGACACCTCCCGCGAGCGTGCCCCAGAAGGTTCGTATCTGCCAGTGGAAATGGCTGTCGTAAATCGTGCCGCGCACTTCGTCGCGCTTGAGGTAATTGATGGCCAGACCGATCAGCGCACCGATGCCGGTCACCAGCGCGACGGCCTGCAGGACATACACGGCCAGGGTTAAATTGGACAGGGTGTGTTGCGCTCGGACCATACGGCCTCCCCCCGAGTTCGGATTAAGCAAACAGCTTGATGCACTCGCATGTTCTTTCACGCAAATGCTGCTGCAAGCGCAATGTCGAGTCAAGGACAGAGGTCAACTCTTTTGCTGATTGCACGGCGTCCGGCAGGCAATCGGACCACACGGACAGCAGGGGGGAAGGCACCGCAACACGGCCATCTCCGCCCAACATGGGCAGGACTTCGGGGATGGCGACGATGCCGGTCAGCGAGCGGATACGCCGCACGGCCAGATCGAATACCGGCAACCGCTCGATGCCAAGCGCGACGCGCGAGATCCCTAGCAGCAAAAGACGCGCGGCCATCCAGTCGGCCGCGTCGCTCAGTTGCCCGGGACATCGGGAATGCCGTTCCGACCGCCGCGCGGCGAACAATACGGCCAGGGTGCGCACTCCGGGCAGCAGCGACTCGACGATCAGCGGCCGGCCGCGCACCTCTTGCCCCAGGCGGGCGACAACAGCGGCATCGTGCCCGCATGACAACCACTCGCCATCGGTCAACAGCACGAAAGGCGAACGCGTCACGGTCGGCGCGGGTACGGCGGAATGCGCGATCTGCCGCGCCACGAATAATTCATTCATCACGAAACCCCCTTGCGGCGACAAGGGCGGAATCGGACAACTGCAAAAACAAATGCCGCCAATGTCGCGGCGGCATTTGCTGGAATTGTCCGGTGTTTTTTACCTTTTCTCAGGCCAACACGGTTCCCTGGCGCCGCCGATCGTCGCGGTACCAATAATAGGAAACAGTGAAAAAAGCCTGGGAAAAAGTCGTCATGACTTCATCGTGCCCCCTCCCGGGCCGCCTGTCAAGCAAGGCAATCTCTTCTTGCGCCAACAAAAAACCCGGCGGGCCATTCGGCCGCCGGGTCTGGCGCATGCCGCATCACATATTCGGATAATTCGGCCCGCCGCCGCCCTCCGGCGTGGTCCAGGTGATGTTCTGGGTCGGGTCCTTGATATCACAGGTCTTGCAGTGCACGCAGTTTTGCGCGTTGATCACCAGACGCGGCGCCTGCCCCTCTTCGCTGACAATTTCGTACACGCCGGCCGGACAGTAACGCTGCTCCGGCGCCGCATAGCGCGCCAGGTTGACATCGACCGGCACGGCGGGATCCTTGAGCCGCAGATGGATCGGCTGATCCTCGCTGTGATTGGTATTGGAGATGAACACCGAGGAGAGACGATCGAAAGTCAGCACGCCGTCCGGCTTGGGATAGTCGATCGGGGCGAATTCGCTGGCCGGACGCAAGCTCTCGTGGTCGGTGTGGGTATTGCGCAACGTCCAAGGCGCGTTGCCGCGGAACAGAAAGGTGTCGATGGCCGAGTAGATCATCGCCGGCCACAAGCCCCAGCGGAACGACGGACGAATATTGCGGACTTTCCACAGCTCTTCGCGCACCCAGCTTGCGGAGAAGCGCGCCTTGTAGCCCGTGGCTTCCTCCTGGGGCGCCGCCTCCTGCCCCAGAAGCTCGAACACCGCCTCGGCCGCCAGCATGCCGGACTTCATCGCGGTATGGGTGCCCTTGATCTTCGGCACATTGAGAAAGCCCGCCGCGTCGCCGATCAGCGCTCCGCCCGGGAACGTCAGCTTGGGCAACGACTGCAGGCCGCCCTCGCACAGCGCGCGCGCGCCATAGGACAGGCGGCGGCCACCTGCGAACACCTTGCGCACCGCGGGATGGGTCTTGAAGCGCTGGAATTCCTCGTAGGGCGACAACCACGGATTGCGGTAATCGAGGCCGATCACGAAACCCACCGCGACCTGATTGTCTTCCAGGTGATACAGGAAGGAGCCGCCGTAGGTCTTGCTGTCCATCGGCCAACCCACGGTATGGACGATCTTGCCCGGCTCGTGATTCTCCGGGGGAACTTCCCACAGTTCCTTGATGCCGATGCCGTAGGTTTGCGGATCCGATCCCGCGCCAAGCGCAAACCGCTCATAGAGGGTCTTGGTCAGCGAGCCGCGACAGCCTTCGGCGAACAGCGTCTGGCGCGCCCACAGCTCCATGCCCGGCTGCCACGCATCGGTTTTTTCGCCATCGCGGCCGACACCCATGTCGCCGGTCGCGACCCCTTTCACCGAGCCGTCCTCGCGATAGAGAACCTCGGCCGCGGCAAAGCCCGGATAAATCTCCACGCCCAGCTCTTCGGCCTGGGTTCCCAGCCAGCGGGTGAAGTTGCCCAGACTGATGATGTAGTTGCCGTCGTTGTGCATTTGCGGCGGCGTCGGCAACTGGATGGACTCGGTTTCGGTCAGGTAAAGGAAGGTGTCCCGGGTCGCCGGCGTTTTGAGCGGCGCGTCTTTTTCCTTCCAGTCGGGGATGAGTTCGTCGAGCGCGCGCGTTTCCAGCACCGCGCCGGACAGGATATGGGCGCCGATTTCGGAACCTTTTTCCAGCACACAGACGCTCACGTCGCGGCCGGCTTCGGCGGCCAGTTGTTTGAGGCGAATGGCCGCGGACAGCCCGGAAGGACCGCCACCGACAATCACCACATCATATTCCATTGATTCGCGTTCCACCGTATCTCCTTGATGCACAGGCACCTGCGCTGGTTTGATAACACCAATAATGCTATGAACATGGTGTACGCGTCAAAATCAAACAAACGTTTAAATGGCGCCCTGTCGTCTGAGTTCCGCCACGCGGGCCTCGTCATAACCCAGCGCGGCGAGCACCTCGTCGGTGTGCTCGCCGAGCGCCGGCGGTGCGAGAGTATACCCGACCGGCGTGTCGGACAATTTGATCGGACACCCGGACAAGGGCACTTTCTGCCCCCGGCTGTCGATCATGGAGATGGCCATCGCCCGATGAACAAGTTGCGGATCGGCAAACGCTTCATCAATGGTGTTGATCGGTCCGCACGGCACGCCCGCGGCATCTAGCCGCGCCAGCCAGTCGTCGCGTGACCGCGTAAGAAACACCCCGGCCAGCAAAGGCACGAGCTCGGCGCGATGACGCACCCGGGCGGGATTCGTCGAGAAACGCTCGTCGGCCGACCATTCCGAATGCCCTGCGACCTCGCAGACCGCCACGAACTGGCGGTCGTTGCCGCACGCCAGAATGAAATGTCCGCCGCCCTCGGTGGCGAAGACCTGGTAGGGCACGATGTTGGGATGGGCATTGCCCAGGCGCGGCGGCACCTTGCCGCCGATCAGCCAGTTCATGGACACATTGGCCAGCGTCGCCACGGCGCAATCGAACAGGGCCATGTCGATATGCTGCCCGCGCCCGGTGCGAACACGGGCCAGCAAGGCGGCGAGAATCGCGTTGGCGGCATACAGACCGGTAAAGAGATCGGTGGTCGCCACCCCCACCTTGTGCGGC is part of the Paludibacterium paludis genome and harbors:
- the ylqF gene encoding ribosome biogenesis GTPase YlqF, producing the protein MAIQWFPGHMNKARKELSTRLKDIDVVIEMLDARLPGSSANPMIAAMTRGKPSLKILNKQDLADPAVTALWLDHYERRPGTRAIGLDAGERAPAQRLIAACRELAPGRGGLEKPLRVLICGIPNVGKSTLINSLTGRRIAKTGNEPGITKGQQRILLADDFELVDTPGMLWPKIIVEQGGYNLAASGAVGRNAMDEEEVALELIAYLMRHYPDQLGERYKIGEMNGRQDYEVMEAIGRRRGAMLGGGRVNIQKTAEIILTDFRAGQVGRLSLERPEEWVVWEKAAREAEQRLRAEREAHRLERQGKAAPDNPARAPRKGRG
- a CDS encoding DUF4870 family protein — translated: MVRAQHTLSNLTLAVYVLQAVALVTGIGALIGLAINYLKRDEVRGTIYDSHFHWQIRTFWGTLAGGVVGWVSMWMLVGFVLLFILFLWYLYRIVKGFLYLNAGKPMPV
- a CDS encoding YqgE/AlgH family protein, which produces MESLTLSNQFLIAMPNMADPLFARALVYLCEHGEHGAMGLIVNKPSGVALAQLFDQIDLPLDKSATGSRPVYFGGPVQPDRGFVLHTPVGDWQSSLTVSDDMALTTSKDILLAVSEDKGPERFLVTLGYSGWQSGQLEQEIAANAWLTVATDPSIIFEVPPEERYDKAMALLGFDPSLLSGDIGHA
- the smc gene encoding chromosome segregation protein SMC encodes the protein MRLTHIKLSGFKSFVDPTSIAVPGQLVAVIGPNGCGKSNVIDAVRWVLGESSARQLRGESMQDVIFNGSSTRKPVSRASVELVFDNGDGQLVGPWGAYAEVAIRRVLTRQGESSYFINGQQVRRRDITDLFLGTGVGARGYAVIEQGMISRIIEARPEELRAYLEEAAGVSRYKERRRETEHRLKDTRDNLERIEDLRQELERQVERLSEQAEVAGQYHDLRATLTQKQNLLALARREEAARNEAAARAELARIETEEAGLEAALTSTDVELGAVREAHFAAGDAVHEVQQRLFEANAAMARLEEKHRHREENRVRVEREKTALAQERQLLQASRDETGAELEHWRSRNEEARLVLEEARLCFEEGSEGLPETEARFREADAKLSSLQAETSRLTRERDLARQQAGLLGGNLHDLGLRETALRDELRALALPDGDALAAARENARRAAEAVDGVRRRLEADEERLADLAAERERLDGDLARMGAEVARLRAEQSARASLLAAAEADAALGDWVDAQGLASAPVLWQSLSVDAQWRVALEAVLGARLSSRAAPLAGEIPPARLTLVDGNGVAPPAAVFAAPCLRDKVVVDAPFAAALGEWLSGIYLAATLEEALSARAGLPPGAVFVTPEGHRVGRSFVTYHAAESGGGVMEQKTRLDELGAAIGALEPELETAGRRRDAVASQAGMLAEAIRAQKGSMSRLETERNDAALAEVRLDQAARQGARRLAAIEEELSAIAGAREDAKLRIDEAGLVAEEAEMRLEELSMLTEEARLGRLDAETGLELARNQSRDGERLVHEATLALSTSQQRLDMLVRRQEELDERSGLLDDKFETLVLEGEVVEEAVPEEALQEALTRREAEEGALALARDSLNGLTERLRELAQRQQVLQTDLPALRDARSACLLRHQEARLAMERFAEELAEAGVDETALLPLLTDAVKPSSLMSEIAKLARAIEGLGAVNLAALEELEEARKRGEYLAGQSTDLLEAMAMLEDAIRKIDGETRDLLKATYDAVNARMSEFFPTLFGGGRAELVLTGEDLLDAGIQIIAQPPGKKNSSIHLLSGGEKALTAMSLVFSLFSLNPAPFCLLDEVDAPLDDANTSRFCDLVKKMSENTQFLYISHNRLTMEMAEQLVGVTMQEQGVSRIVAVDIVEALKLRETA
- a CDS encoding CaiB/BaiF CoA transferase family protein, yielding MGGALEGFKVLDLSRVLAGPWAGQLLADLGADVIKIERPGEGDETRAWSPPSLPDGTAAYFLCANRGKRSVTVDITRPEGQDIIRRLAAEADVVLENYKVGGLAKYGLDYAALSAVNPALVYCSITGFGQDGPYASMPGYDFIIQGMSGLMSITGPADGEPHKVGVATTDLFTGLYAANAILAALLARVRTGRGQHIDMALFDCAVATLANVSMNWLIGGKVPPRLGNAHPNIVPYQVFATEGGGHFILACGNDRQFVAVCEVAGHSEWSADERFSTNPARVRHRAELVPLLAGVFLTRSRDDWLARLDAAGVPCGPINTIDEAFADPQLVHRAMAISMIDSRGQKVPLSGCPIKLSDTPVGYTLAPPALGEHTDEVLAALGYDEARVAELRRQGAI
- a CDS encoding DUF3820 family protein produces the protein MDAADLELLVSRQMPYGKYKGRAIVDLPGHYLAWFARKGFPPGEIGRLLALAHELNHNGLLDLVEPLRKR
- a CDS encoding electron transfer flavoprotein-ubiquinone oxidoreductase, yielding MEYDVVIVGGGPSGLSAAIRLKQLAAEAGRDVSVCVLEKGSEIGAHILSGAVLETRALDELIPDWKEKDAPLKTPATRDTFLYLTETESIQLPTPPQMHNDGNYIISLGNFTRWLGTQAEELGVEIYPGFAAAEVLYREDGSVKGVATGDMGVGRDGEKTDAWQPGMELWARQTLFAEGCRGSLTKTLYERFALGAGSDPQTYGIGIKELWEVPPENHEPGKIVHTVGWPMDSKTYGGSFLYHLEDNQVAVGFVIGLDYRNPWLSPYEEFQRFKTHPAVRKVFAGGRRLSYGARALCEGGLQSLPKLTFPGGALIGDAAGFLNVPKIKGTHTAMKSGMLAAEAVFELLGQEAAPQEEATGYKARFSASWVREELWKVRNIRPSFRWGLWPAMIYSAIDTFLFRGNAPWTLRNTHTDHESLRPASEFAPIDYPKPDGVLTFDRLSSVFISNTNHSEDQPIHLRLKDPAVPVDVNLARYAAPEQRYCPAGVYEIVSEEGQAPRLVINAQNCVHCKTCDIKDPTQNITWTTPEGGGGPNYPNM
- a CDS encoding DUF3592 domain-containing protein; the encoded protein is MLLSQRTRTSLLMLGFLLSVTSLIALLLAPERGMRDWKETRATILESRARVIVDPDNPDKMHWEPMVSYRYIIDGVTYYREKVFAIDTSLPADMSQAEDVVRRYPKGKVVPVFYDPLHHDHSVLVKGGDNPIRYGKITLAVLTALIGSALFSVFRQRRQARRTPPSP
- the ruvX gene encoding Holliday junction resolvase RuvX, which encodes MHDGTALAFDFGERRIGIAIGEPLVGVASPLATIDREINDERFAAIASLIEQWRPAHLVVGLPVHADGTEHDMTRLARRFAQRLKGRFGLPVWLVDERHTSLLAESMLKEAGVRGRKQKPMLDQVAAQAILQTWFDVPGMPL